In Chaetodon trifascialis isolate fChaTrf1 chromosome 4, fChaTrf1.hap1, whole genome shotgun sequence, one DNA window encodes the following:
- the nppc gene encoding C-type natriuretic peptide: protein MNLSYLVACGLMVTLLSVRMGAKPLSQAQQKSLRSLLGEELAEFLESEERERRLDAVRSRIRLLRDLRMDTRARGMWARLLNDQPAPRRHKSGNKKGGSTSRSGCFGHKMDRIGTISGMGC from the exons ATGAACTTGTCGTACTTGGTAGCGTGTGGACTCATGGTCACCCTGCTCTCAGTAAGGATGGGTGCAAAACCTTTATCTCAAGCGCAGCAGAAG TCTCTTCGAAGTTTGCTGGGCGAGGAGCTGGCGGAGTTTCTGGAGtcggaggagagggagaggcgacTAGACGCTGTGCGCTCTCGGATACGGTTACTGCGAGATTTACGCATGGACACCCGGGCCAGAGGGATGTGGGCTCGTCTCCTTAACGACCAACCCGCACCCAGGAGACACAAATCCGGAAACAAGAAAGGTGGATCGACGTCGCGGAGTGGCTGCTTCGGACACAAGATGGACAGGATAGGAACCATCAGCGGCATGGGTTGCTAG